In a single window of the Nodularia spumigena CCY9414 genome:
- a CDS encoding GTP-binding protein — MENMRLIVTGTVGAGKSTFIRSISEIDVVDTDTLATDETALLKQKTTVALDFGRLQFSPDMALHLYGTPGQSRFDFMWDILIRKAHAYIVLVAAHRPRDFRQARKIITFMNQRVQIPMIIGLTHTDFPDAWSEEDVFLALGYMDENHLPPMVKVNPMQRDSVANAVIVLVHHLMQSSVA, encoded by the coding sequence ATGGAAAACATGCGTTTGATTGTCACAGGAACTGTAGGTGCTGGTAAGTCTACTTTTATCCGTTCTATCAGTGAAATTGACGTAGTAGATACAGATACTTTAGCAACTGATGAAACAGCTTTGCTAAAGCAAAAGACTACTGTTGCTCTTGACTTTGGGCGGTTACAATTTAGCCCTGATATGGCGTTGCACCTTTATGGTACACCTGGTCAGTCTCGCTTTGATTTTATGTGGGATATTTTGATTCGTAAGGCTCACGCTTATATCGTACTGGTAGCAGCACATCGACCTAGAGATTTCCGTCAAGCACGTAAAATTATTACCTTTATGAATCAACGGGTGCAGATTCCGATGATTATTGGTCTCACCCATACTGACTTTCCTGACGCTTGGTCTGAAGAAGATGTGTTTTTGGCTTTGGGATATATGGATGAGAATCATCTACCCCCTATGGTGAAAGTTAACCCAATGCAAAGAGACTCTGTGGCTAATGCGGTGATTGTTTTAGTACATCATTTGATGCAAAGTTCTGTAGCTTAA
- a CDS encoding sterol desaturase family protein, with product MKKKFFDFCFEIEFYLKIAIACTIVQQIFYFVLQNKQYNFITQVLLYWLVGSISFYGIGLFIEKIIKKNDHLREKLTARVKKVKAQPLPSFTTQGIMIGEIKTLIAAAIILYLAPEVHRGNSLLLNWGWFLMRIVAFDFCFYVTHWLFHRKFLQKIHLKHHQFADCSSFVAGHKSLTEYIIVTIIEILPLLLFGYDLTQICAWTIIGNVYNLEGHSSLSILFVGSDFHDLHHTCFKGNYGIQGFWDRIFNTLNSSTKKTGIMFPVASLESMTMKYKNSEP from the coding sequence ATGAAAAAAAAGTTTTTTGATTTTTGTTTTGAAATTGAATTTTATCTCAAGATAGCTATTGCTTGTACAATTGTTCAACAAATATTTTATTTTGTGCTGCAAAATAAGCAATACAACTTTATAACTCAGGTGTTGTTGTATTGGCTTGTTGGTTCTATCTCCTTTTATGGTATTGGTCTTTTCATTGAAAAAATAATTAAAAAGAATGATCATTTAAGAGAGAAACTGACCGCTAGGGTGAAAAAAGTTAAAGCACAACCATTGCCTTCCTTTACTACTCAAGGCATTATGATTGGGGAAATAAAAACTTTGATAGCAGCAGCAATCATCCTCTATCTAGCACCAGAGGTACATAGAGGAAATAGCTTGCTCTTAAACTGGGGATGGTTTTTGATGAGAATAGTTGCTTTTGATTTTTGTTTTTATGTAACCCATTGGCTATTTCATAGAAAATTTTTGCAGAAAATACATCTGAAACATCATCAGTTTGCCGATTGCTCAAGTTTTGTGGCTGGTCATAAAAGTTTGACCGAATATATCATTGTTACAATTATAGAAATTTTGCCTCTGCTACTATTCGGGTATGATCTCACCCAAATATGTGCATGGACTATCATTGGTAATGTTTATAACCTAGAAGGTCATAGTTCCTTATCAATATTGTTCGTGGGATCAGATTTTCACGATCTTCACCACACTTGTTTCAAGGGAAATTATGGTATTCAAGGATTTTGGGATAGAATATTCAACACACTGAATTCTTCTACAAAAAAAACAGGAATTATGTTCCCTGTGGCTTCTTTGGAGTCTATGACGATGAAATACAAGAATTCAGAACCTTAA
- a CDS encoding sensor histidine kinase has product MYQWILPSLSEILAESQATVAECSPTKAEQQWRVSLAATEKLLINTLASASPDATPGLVLAAPAPLFSQPTLTQRLQTVTFTAKPFNPLALMPFRMPSAIAVANKQTVSHESVLPLLPADPLVTERFCLVFTDKFRLVLVLKEDKTGDKAFSFSFDPEVVQQAWRALGARVMLSNPEFFAELDTLVKNYSPVAPDYRTIIQFSQLLLQELTEPEANKEVSENSGGCGHKTEPQTKSPIPDVELLQAFAHEVRTPLTTIRTLTRLLLKRRDLPANVTNRLEIIDHECTDQIDRMELLFKAAELETSPPVKSLSTQLTAMSLDQVLRQSVPRWQQAAHRRNLTLDVILPQQLPTVVSNPNMLDQILTGLMENFTRSLPPGSHIQVQVIPAGDQLKLQLSPQFNCQGSSPSDGNVTPPIRKALGQLLMFQPETGTISLNIAATKHLFQAIGGKLIVRQRQHYGEVLTIFLPLEVTSKQKIKCTNLTPNPSP; this is encoded by the coding sequence GTGTATCAATGGATCTTGCCAAGTCTGAGTGAAATTTTAGCCGAAAGTCAAGCAACTGTGGCTGAATGCTCACCAACCAAAGCAGAGCAACAGTGGCGCGTCAGTTTAGCCGCGACAGAAAAACTGCTAATCAACACTTTAGCAAGTGCTTCACCTGATGCGACCCCAGGATTAGTGTTAGCTGCACCAGCACCTCTATTTAGTCAGCCAACATTAACTCAACGCCTGCAAACTGTCACTTTTACAGCCAAACCATTTAACCCCTTGGCACTGATGCCATTTCGGATGCCGAGTGCGATCGCCGTAGCAAATAAACAAACGGTTTCTCATGAATCAGTGCTGCCTTTACTACCAGCCGATCCACTGGTAACAGAGCGTTTTTGCTTGGTGTTCACAGACAAATTTAGATTAGTTCTGGTTTTAAAAGAAGACAAAACCGGTGATAAAGCATTTTCATTTTCCTTTGATCCAGAAGTAGTACAGCAAGCCTGGCGAGCGCTCGGTGCGAGGGTAATGCTGAGTAATCCCGAATTTTTCGCAGAACTAGATACATTAGTAAAAAACTATTCTCCAGTAGCACCAGATTACCGCACGATAATTCAGTTTAGCCAGTTGTTACTTCAGGAATTGACAGAGCCAGAAGCCAATAAGGAAGTATCAGAAAACAGTGGAGGCTGCGGACATAAAACCGAGCCTCAGACGAAATCCCCAATCCCGGATGTAGAACTACTCCAAGCTTTTGCTCACGAAGTTCGCACACCCTTAACCACAATTCGCACCCTGACTCGCCTACTACTCAAACGGCGAGATTTACCTGCTAACGTCACTAATCGCCTAGAAATTATTGATCACGAGTGTACCGACCAAATTGACCGGATGGAGTTACTGTTTAAAGCAGCAGAATTAGAAACCTCTCCCCCGGTAAAATCTCTAAGTACTCAACTAACAGCGATGTCCTTAGATCAGGTGTTGCGTCAGAGTGTGCCTCGTTGGCAACAAGCGGCGCATCGGCGAAATTTGACCTTAGATGTCATTTTACCGCAGCAACTTCCCACAGTGGTCAGTAACCCCAATATGCTGGATCAAATCCTCACTGGTTTGATGGAGAATTTCACCCGCAGCTTACCCCCAGGGAGTCATATTCAAGTGCAGGTGATTCCGGCTGGTGATCAACTCAAGTTACAATTATCTCCTCAATTCAATTGCCAAGGAAGCAGCCCAAGCGACGGGAATGTCACACCACCGATTCGCAAAGCTCTTGGTCAACTGCTGATGTTTCAGCCAGAAACAGGTACGATTAGTTTAAATATTGCAGCAACGAAGCATCTATTTCAAGCTATTGGTGGCAAACTGATTGTACGCCAACGCCAACATTATGGGGAAGTGTTAACTATTTTCTTACCTTTGGAAGTTACCAGTAAGCAAAAGATCAAATGCACCAACCTCACCCCCAACCCCTCTCCTTAG
- a CDS encoding protoglobin domain-containing protein, whose product MAIETLAFLKTLEQRVGLTPEDKSILKSNAEWGLEIAPQMADHFYAYLGRDQEMNAILNQTEGRVHRLHETFIQWFHQMFTGMDDWGTEYAKCRWHIGVIHVKIGIVPQYVVPAMGVVVHEVGKTLKSHAKPEELQESLGKICMIDLAFIEQAYVEVARSAVLRETGWSEALFKRLVATGAASL is encoded by the coding sequence ATGGCTATCGAGACTCTCGCTTTCTTGAAAACTCTGGAACAACGTGTTGGTTTGACTCCCGAAGATAAGTCTATTTTGAAGTCAAATGCAGAATGGGGTCTAGAGATTGCTCCACAAATGGCAGATCATTTTTATGCTTATCTAGGGCGTGATCAAGAAATGAATGCCATCTTAAATCAGACTGAGGGACGTGTTCACCGCCTACATGAAACATTTATTCAATGGTTTCATCAAATGTTTACCGGGATGGATGACTGGGGTACTGAATATGCTAAATGTCGCTGGCATATTGGCGTTATTCATGTGAAGATTGGCATTGTCCCTCAGTATGTGGTTCCAGCGATGGGAGTTGTGGTTCATGAAGTTGGCAAAACCTTAAAATCCCATGCTAAACCAGAGGAATTACAAGAGTCCCTGGGTAAAATTTGTATGATCGACCTAGCTTTTATTGAGCAAGCTTATGTAGAAGTTGCTAGGTCTGCTGTATTGAGAGAAACTGGCTGGTCAGAGGCTTTGTTTAAGCGTTTAGTTGCTACTGGTGCAGCATCTTTGTAG
- a CDS encoding nucleoside deaminase yields MNPEYFMQIALEEAKKGDAPYGAVIVKHQEVVAVAHNTVKGNSDPSAHAEINVIRSLTAKLKSPSLEGYSIYTTGEPCPMCATACVWAGISEIVYGASIQDLISVNQSQIDITCEEVIAKSFRNIKVTRGILKHECLELFNLS; encoded by the coding sequence ATGAACCCAGAATATTTTATGCAGATCGCACTAGAAGAAGCTAAAAAAGGAGATGCGCCTTATGGTGCAGTGATTGTCAAACATCAGGAAGTTGTGGCTGTAGCTCATAATACTGTCAAGGGAAATAGTGATCCATCAGCCCATGCAGAAATCAACGTTATTCGTAGTTTAACAGCTAAACTTAAAAGCCCCTCTTTAGAAGGTTATAGCATATATACAACTGGCGAACCTTGTCCCATGTGTGCTACCGCTTGCGTGTGGGCAGGTATATCTGAAATTGTCTATGGTGCTTCCATTCAAGATTTAATTTCAGTCAATCAATCACAAATTGATATTACTTGTGAAGAGGTCATTGCTAAGTCATTTAGAAATATCAAAGTAACACGAGGTATTTTAAAGCATGAATGTTTAGAACTATTTAATTTATCTTAA
- a CDS encoding glutaredoxin family protein produces the protein MRLILYSKPGCHLCEGLQEKLEQVKNLSFELEVRDITTREDWFLAYQYEVPVICLSNHPGAEDAEGEGIEERLPRPSPRASVQQLGQMLSKYFSN, from the coding sequence ATGCGCTTAATTTTATACAGCAAGCCGGGATGTCATTTGTGTGAGGGTTTACAGGAGAAGTTGGAACAAGTCAAAAATCTCAGTTTTGAGTTGGAAGTTCGGGATATTACGACTCGTGAAGATTGGTTTTTGGCTTATCAGTATGAGGTACCGGTAATTTGTTTATCTAACCACCCAGGCGCAGAGGACGCAGAGGGGGAGGGGATTGAGGAGCGTTTACCGCGTCCTTCTCCTCGTGCTAGTGTGCAGCAGTTGGGGCAAATGTTGAGTAAGTATTTTTCTAATTAG
- a CDS encoding Uma2 family endonuclease has protein sequence MTQLKSQLTLQEFLSLPFGDITHELIDGEAKPKMAPKRYHSRLTLAISQILILWVQNRGEVGIEWAVTLKRKGRDWVPVPDLLYVSYSRLSSDVIEDEPCPIPPDLAIEIISPDQSFGQMSAKATDYLDAGVMRVWVVDARAKTVTIFYPDNRPQTKTGEDSLEDSLLEGLQITPQQIFTQAGIP, from the coding sequence ATGACTCAACTTAAATCTCAACTGACACTCCAAGAATTCTTATCTCTACCCTTCGGGGATATCACCCACGAACTAATTGATGGCGAAGCAAAACCCAAAATGGCACCAAAAAGATATCACTCACGATTAACCCTTGCTATTAGTCAAATTCTCATACTATGGGTGCAAAATCGCGGTGAGGTTGGTATCGAATGGGCAGTTACTTTAAAACGCAAAGGTCGAGATTGGGTTCCAGTACCAGACTTGCTTTATGTTTCCTACTCTCGGCTATCTAGTGACGTAATCGAAGATGAACCTTGTCCCATACCTCCAGACTTAGCCATTGAAATTATTTCCCCAGATCAAAGCTTTGGACAAATGAGCGCCAAAGCCACAGATTACCTTGATGCTGGTGTGATGAGAGTTTGGGTTGTGGATGCCAGAGCGAAAACAGTGACAATATTCTATCCTGATAATAGACCGCAAACAAAAACTGGTGAAGATAGTTTAGAAGATTCTCTATTAGAAGGGCTGCAAATTACACCCCAACAAATATTTACACAGGCGGGAATCCCTTAG
- a CDS encoding DUF4388 domain-containing protein: protein MAITGNFTDFSLPELLHFLDHGKKTGLLAIELPSANSKIQHYYIWLHQGRVIAAADRLDEKGLTLMIAQRGWISERVISRVTQICPTFINTPLGLSLKSQGLLEAEQLKQLFKTQVIRQISSLFQAEDGSFTFKPTTNLPIAEMTGLSMSATEVILMGLRSLRNWTALADKLPDATSGLSSLIAKQPQIQLNAQEWQLWEFVNGEISLHNIATHLRVSVETVLQIAFRLIVVGLVEEHFMVATSTPTLENSAPAVSLATVKEPPEKQTLSQSFFKSLVGFLRSR from the coding sequence ATGGCTATTACTGGTAATTTTACAGATTTTTCTTTACCGGAATTACTTCACTTTTTAGATCACGGAAAAAAGACCGGACTCCTTGCCATAGAATTACCTTCGGCAAATAGTAAAATACAACATTACTATATCTGGCTACATCAAGGTCGTGTAATTGCCGCAGCTGATCGCTTAGATGAAAAAGGGCTGACATTAATGATTGCTCAACGCGGTTGGATCAGCGAACGCGTGATTTCTAGGGTAACTCAAATTTGTCCCACTTTCATCAACACACCTCTGGGGTTATCTTTAAAGTCCCAAGGATTGTTAGAAGCCGAACAATTGAAACAGTTATTTAAAACTCAAGTCATACGGCAAATATCTAGCTTATTTCAAGCCGAGGATGGTTCCTTTACATTTAAACCCACAACAAATTTGCCCATAGCAGAGATGACGGGTTTGAGTATGTCAGCAACTGAGGTTATACTGATGGGCTTGCGATCGCTGCGAAACTGGACAGCTTTAGCAGACAAATTACCAGATGCAACTTCAGGTTTATCAAGTTTGATTGCAAAACAGCCTCAGATACAGCTAAATGCCCAGGAATGGCAATTGTGGGAATTTGTCAACGGTGAAATATCCCTACATAACATTGCTACTCATCTGAGAGTATCTGTAGAAACCGTGCTGCAAATCGCTTTCCGGCTAATTGTAGTTGGCTTGGTAGAGGAACATTTTATGGTTGCTACTTCCACACCAACTTTGGAAAATTCTGCTCCCGCAGTCAGTTTAGCAACCGTGAAAGAACCTCCCGAAAAACAAACACTAAGTCAGTCATTTTTCAAAAGCTTAGTGGGTTTCCTGCGAAGTAGATAG
- a CDS encoding UDP-N-acetylmuramoyl-L-alanyl-D-glutamate--2,6-diaminopimelate ligase: MKLRELLAAVDGVDYQGLADAEIKGLKTNSHACGVGDLFIGMPGTRVDGGDFWQSAIASGALAAIVSPAALQKNPPTGEAVVLSAADMTQACAQLAAAFYGYPGQKLKLVGVTGTNGKTTTTHLIEFLLTKANLSTALMGTLYTRWPGFEQTAVHTTPFAVDLQQQLAEAVNAGCEFGAMEVSSHALAQGRVLGCEFEVAVFSNLTQDHLDYHTDMEDYFAAKALLFSPEYLKGRAIINADDDYGQRLIASLSSERVWSYSVNNHSADLWMSDLSYEPNGVSGMLHTPKGNVAFRSPLVGQYNLENLLAAVGAVLHLGLDLQLVAAAIPEFPGVPGRMERVQINPEQEISVIVDYAHTPDSLENLLKAARPFIPGKMICVFGCGGDRDRTKRPKMGKIAAELADVAVLTSDNPRTEDPERILQDVLAGIPDTVKPTVICDRAIAIRTAILQAQPGDGVLLAGKGHEDYQILGTEKIHFDDREHARDALQKKLNVQT; encoded by the coding sequence ATGAAATTGCGGGAATTACTAGCTGCTGTAGATGGTGTTGATTATCAGGGTTTGGCGGATGCGGAAATCAAGGGTTTGAAGACGAATTCTCATGCTTGCGGTGTGGGTGATTTGTTTATTGGTATGCCTGGAACCCGTGTAGATGGGGGGGATTTTTGGCAAAGTGCGATCGCCTCTGGTGCTTTGGCGGCGATTGTTTCACCAGCAGCTTTACAGAAAAATCCTCCCACTGGTGAGGCTGTGGTTCTGAGTGCGGCAGATATGACTCAAGCCTGCGCCCAATTAGCGGCGGCTTTTTACGGTTATCCAGGACAAAAACTTAAATTGGTGGGTGTGACTGGTACTAATGGTAAAACTACGACTACTCATTTAATTGAATTTCTGCTCACGAAAGCCAATCTATCTACGGCTTTGATGGGAACTCTTTATACTCGCTGGCCTGGTTTTGAACAAACTGCTGTCCACACTACGCCTTTTGCTGTGGATTTACAACAGCAGCTAGCTGAAGCTGTGAATGCTGGTTGTGAGTTTGGGGCGATGGAAGTTAGTTCTCATGCTTTGGCGCAAGGTCGAGTTTTGGGGTGTGAGTTTGAGGTGGCGGTGTTTAGTAATCTCACTCAAGACCATCTGGACTATCACACCGATATGGAGGATTATTTTGCAGCGAAGGCGTTGTTATTTAGTCCTGAATATCTCAAGGGAAGAGCGATTATTAATGCTGATGATGACTACGGTCAGCGTTTAATTGCGTCCTTAAGCTCAGAACGGGTTTGGAGTTACAGCGTCAATAATCACAGTGCTGATTTGTGGATGAGTGATTTAAGTTACGAGCCGAATGGTGTAAGCGGGATGTTACATACACCAAAGGGTAATGTGGCTTTTCGTTCTCCTCTGGTTGGGCAGTATAATTTAGAAAATCTTTTGGCGGCTGTGGGTGCGGTTTTACACTTAGGACTAGATTTGCAGTTGGTAGCTGCGGCGATACCTGAGTTTCCTGGGGTTCCGGGACGGATGGAACGGGTACAAATTAATCCTGAGCAAGAAATCAGTGTAATTGTGGATTATGCCCATACTCCTGATAGTTTGGAGAATTTACTCAAAGCTGCGCGGCCGTTTATTCCGGGAAAAATGATTTGTGTGTTTGGCTGTGGGGGCGATCGCGATCGCACTAAGCGCCCCAAAATGGGTAAAATTGCGGCTGAGTTAGCTGATGTAGCGGTGCTAACTTCAGACAATCCCCGTACTGAAGACCCGGAACGGATTTTACAAGATGTTTTGGCGGGAATTCCTGATACAGTTAAACCTACAGTGATATGCGATCGCGCGATCGCTATTCGCACGGCAATTTTACAAGCACAACCCGGTGATGGCGTGTTATTGGCTGGTAAAGGTCACGAAGATTACCAAATTCTCGGCACTGAAAAAATTCATTTTGACGACCGAGAACACGCACGAGACGCTTTACAAAAAAAACTCAATGTCCAAACTTAA
- the sbcD gene encoding exonuclease subunit SbcD: MIKILHLSDIHMGSGFSHGRMNPATGFNTRLEDFVKTLSRCIDRALEDTVDLVIFGGDAFPDATPAPYVQEAFASQFRRLVDADIPTVLLVGNHDQHSQGVGGASLNIYRTLGVRGFVVGDTLTTHNIETRNGKVQVITLPWLTRSTLMTRQETEKSSLAEVNELLTERLQVVLEGEIRRLDPDVPTVLLAHLMADNATLGAERFLAVGKGFTLPLSLLTRPCFDYVALGHVHRHQNLNKSNNPPVIYPGSIERVDFSEEKEDKGYVMIQLERGSADWEFCPLPVRTFRTIEVDISKAEDPQAALMKAIAKYNIEDAVVRLIYKLRSEQMDMIDSASIHTALTPAHNYTIQAELVSQLARPRIPELTASSSIDPRSALKTYLNNREDLKDIAASMLEAAEKLLANDGEVWLEGATIE; encoded by the coding sequence ATGATTAAAATCCTGCATCTCTCCGATATTCACATGGGAAGCGGTTTCTCTCACGGACGCATGAATCCCGCCACAGGGTTCAATACACGATTAGAGGATTTTGTCAAGACATTATCCCGATGTATTGACCGAGCGCTAGAAGATACAGTAGACTTAGTAATATTTGGTGGTGATGCTTTCCCAGATGCGACCCCAGCGCCATATGTGCAAGAAGCCTTTGCAAGTCAGTTTCGCCGGCTCGTGGATGCAGATATTCCCACGGTGCTATTAGTCGGGAACCATGACCAACATTCTCAAGGAGTAGGAGGAGCGAGTTTAAATATTTACCGCACCTTGGGAGTTCGGGGTTTTGTGGTGGGTGATACTTTAACCACTCACAATATCGAAACTCGTAATGGAAAAGTCCAAGTAATTACTTTACCTTGGCTCACCCGTTCCACTTTGATGACTCGTCAAGAAACGGAAAAGTCGTCTTTGGCTGAAGTTAATGAACTATTAACGGAACGTTTACAAGTGGTTTTAGAAGGAGAAATTCGCCGTCTTGACCCTGATGTCCCTACGGTGCTTTTGGCTCACTTAATGGCTGATAATGCAACTTTAGGAGCGGAGCGTTTTTTAGCTGTGGGTAAGGGTTTTACTTTACCTTTATCTTTGCTGACGCGACCTTGTTTTGATTATGTCGCATTAGGACACGTCCACCGTCACCAGAATTTGAATAAATCTAATAACCCACCTGTGATTTATCCCGGAAGTATTGAACGGGTAGATTTTAGCGAAGAAAAAGAAGATAAAGGCTATGTGATGATACAATTGGAGCGAGGAAGCGCTGATTGGGAGTTTTGTCCTTTACCGGTTCGGACTTTCCGCACCATAGAGGTGGATATATCTAAAGCTGAAGATCCGCAAGCTGCTTTAATGAAGGCGATCGCTAAATATAATATAGAAGATGCGGTTGTGCGGTTAATTTATAAACTCCGCTCTGAACAGATGGATATGATTGATAGCGCTTCCATCCATACAGCCTTAACTCCAGCCCACAATTATACCATTCAAGCCGAATTAGTCAGCCAGTTAGCTCGACCCAGGATACCGGAATTGACCGCTAGTAGCAGTATTGACCCCAGGTCAGCGCTAAAAACTTACTTGAATAATCGTGAAGATTTAAAAGATATCGCCGCATCTATGTTAGAAGCAGCAGAAAAGTTACTTGCGAATGATGGGGAGGTTTGGTTAGAAGGAGCGACCATTGAGTAA
- a CDS encoding GUN4 domain-containing protein: MRQCLNPECLHPNPDNFQFCQKCGSKLLLRERYAPQSILGQGGFGRTFLAIDEDKPSKPFCVIKQFLPQAQGTDSIEKASQLFSQEAERLEELGKHPQIPELMAYFTADNRQYLVQEFVKGETLQAELDRNGVFSEKQIRELLIELLQILQFVHSQQVIHRDIKPENIIRRSADNKLFLVDFGAAKVVEQKQRTATGTIIGSAEYCAPEQLHGKPKYISDLYSLGVTCLHLLTQISPFDLYDVMEGEWVWRDYLTGNIVSDELGKILEKLANPIPKQRYQSVEEVVNALKIKTPPPNPLSASEEGGLISSVGMDYSHLRYLLAAGRWKEADEETRRVMLTVVNRENEGWLNTESIDNFPCEELRTIDQLWVNYSNGRFGFSVQKRIYQSLGGTRNYDEKIWKAFGDKVGWRKRGKWFYYKDISFDMTAPEAHLPWLWGGWNVVSCVASRLVNCNI, from the coding sequence ATGCGTCAATGTCTTAATCCTGAGTGTCTCCACCCTAACCCCGATAATTTCCAATTTTGCCAGAAGTGCGGGAGCAAGTTACTGCTGCGAGAAAGGTATGCGCCTCAGTCAATTTTAGGACAAGGGGGTTTTGGTCGCACATTTCTAGCCATTGACGAAGATAAACCATCAAAACCGTTTTGTGTGATTAAGCAATTTCTCCCCCAAGCACAAGGAACAGACAGTATTGAAAAGGCTTCCCAGTTGTTTAGTCAAGAAGCAGAACGTTTAGAGGAGTTGGGTAAGCATCCGCAAATTCCAGAGTTAATGGCTTATTTCACCGCAGATAATCGCCAATATTTAGTCCAAGAATTTGTTAAAGGCGAAACTCTACAAGCCGAGTTAGACAGAAATGGTGTTTTCTCAGAAAAGCAGATTCGAGAATTATTAATAGAACTATTGCAAATCTTGCAGTTTGTTCACAGTCAACAGGTAATTCACCGAGATATTAAACCAGAAAATATCATTCGCCGCAGTGCTGACAATAAATTATTTTTAGTGGATTTTGGCGCAGCTAAGGTAGTAGAGCAAAAACAGCGCACAGCTACAGGAACAATTATCGGCTCGGCGGAATATTGCGCTCCTGAGCAGTTGCATGGAAAACCTAAATATATTAGTGATTTATATAGTTTAGGGGTAACTTGTCTGCATTTATTAACTCAAATCAGTCCCTTTGATTTATATGATGTGATGGAGGGAGAATGGGTATGGCGAGATTACCTAACGGGGAATATTGTTAGTGATGAATTAGGGAAGATTTTGGAAAAGCTAGCAAATCCTATCCCTAAGCAGCGTTATCAATCTGTTGAAGAAGTTGTGAATGCTTTAAAGATAAAAACCCCACCCCCTAACCCCCTAAGCGCAAGCGAGGAGGGGGGACTAATATCATCTGTGGGGATGGACTATAGTCACCTGCGTTACTTACTCGCTGCTGGAAGATGGAAAGAAGCGGACGAGGAAACAAGACGGGTAATGTTAACGGTGGTGAATCGGGAAAACGAAGGTTGGTTAAATACTGAAAGTATTGATAATTTTCCCTGTGAAGAACTCCGCACTATTGACCAGTTGTGGGTAAATTACAGTAACGGGCGCTTTGGTTTTTCTGTGCAGAAACGCATTTATCAAAGTTTGGGGGGAACGAGAAACTACGACGAGAAAATATGGAAGGCCTTTGGGGACAAGGTAGGATGGAGAAAAAGAGGAAAGTGGTTCTACTACAAGGATATTAGTTTTGATATGACAGCACCTGAAGCGCACCTCCCTTGGTTGTGGGGTGGTTGGAATGTTGTTTCTTGTGTCGCGTCGAGACTTGTAAACTGTAATATCTAA